One region of Phragmites australis chromosome 18, lpPhrAust1.1, whole genome shotgun sequence genomic DNA includes:
- the LOC133899228 gene encoding B3 domain-containing protein Os06g0194400-like yields the protein MADAASYEEQRRRQVEANKRKLEELQLHHLSAAVREAAANPSPAKSSKRKARAPRDATGGDATPLRRSGRVANLPEQPKYREVVPDFERKVRRTYGTGRRDLANRVYATDEERSYAISKAEELEDELGSGHPIFVKPMTQSHVTGGFWLGLPTQFCRKYLPKRDETITLVDEEDDESDTLYLAQKAGLSAGWRGFAIHHKLVDGDCLVFQLIERTKFMVYIIRASSYYENED from the exons ATGGCGGACGCGGCGTCGTACGAGGAGCAGCGGCGGAGGCAGGTGGAGGCGAACAAGCGGAAGCTGGAGGAGCTGCAGCTCCACCACCTCTCCGCCGCCGTCCGAGAGGCCGCCGCCAATCCCTCGCCG GCCAAGTCGTCGAAGCGGAAGGCACGGGCGCCGCGGGATGCCACCGGTGGGGACGCGACGCCGCTCCGGCGGTCCGGACGTGTCGCTAACCTCCCCGAGCAGCCCAAGTACCGCGAG GTTGTTCCTGATTTCGAGAGGAAGGTTAGGAG GACGTACGGCACGGGGAGGAGGGACCTGGCCAACCGGGTGTACGCGACCGACGAGGAGCGGAGCTACGCCATCTCCAAGGCCGAGGAGCTGGAGGACGAGCTGGGCTCCGGCCACCCAATCTTTGTGAAGCCCATGACCCAGTCCCATGTCACCGGAGGGTTCTGGCTG GGCCTCCCGACTCAGTTCTGCCGGAAGTATCTGCCAAAGCGTGACGAGACGATCACGCTGGTggatgaggaggatgacgagTCCGACACGCTCTACCTCGCGCAGAAGGCGGGCCTCAGTGCCGGATGGAGGGGATTCGCCATCCATCACAAGCTGGTTGATGGAGATTGCTTGGTCTTCCAGCTGATTGAGAGGACAAAATTCATG GTCTACATAATCAGAGCAAGTTCCTACTACGAAAATGAGGACTGA